From a region of the Synechococcus sp. PCC 7335 genome:
- a CDS encoding pentapeptide repeat-containing protein encodes MHLQQFWEKYRESQRHFSRIDLPHADFYQANLSGFDFSQSNLAFADLIWADISGASFEGADLRRSVAIWMQGLWTDFSGANLSGVDFSCANIQSADLSRADFTAAKLSGAQMTGACARQACFQAANLWGVGASQVDFSGACMKETTLSTANFQAAQFVATDLSSADLSGANLENVNLRDANLSGANLRGTSLKGANLRGANLSMSDLTDTDFTHAHLTRTIFSDRGYEDTLIA; translated from the coding sequence ATGCACCTTCAACAGTTCTGGGAAAAGTATAGAGAATCGCAGCGTCACTTTTCTCGTATTGATCTGCCTCATGCCGATTTCTATCAGGCAAATTTGAGTGGATTCGATTTTAGTCAGAGTAACTTGGCTTTTGCTGATTTGATATGGGCCGACATCAGCGGCGCCAGCTTTGAAGGTGCAGACCTGCGTCGCAGCGTAGCTATCTGGATGCAGGGACTCTGGACAGATTTCAGCGGCGCTAACCTTAGTGGCGTTGACTTTAGCTGTGCAAATATCCAGTCGGCGGATCTAAGCAGGGCAGACTTTACAGCAGCCAAACTCTCCGGTGCACAAATGACTGGTGCTTGTGCACGACAGGCTTGCTTTCAGGCTGCAAACCTCTGGGGCGTGGGGGCGTCACAGGTTGATTTTAGCGGGGCCTGCATGAAAGAAACAACGCTGTCCACAGCAAATTTTCAGGCCGCTCAGTTTGTCGCCACAGACTTGAGCAGCGCCGATCTGAGCGGTGCAAATCTAGAGAATGTCAACTTGAGAGATGCCAACCTCAGCGGTGCGAATCTTCGGGGTACAAGCTTGAAAGGGGCCAATCTAAGAGGGGCCAATCTGTCTATGAGCGATCTTACAGATACGGACTTTACACACGCTCACCTGACTCGTACAATTTTTTCAGATCGAGGGTATGAAGATACCCTAATCGCTTGA